The sequence TTGCGGATGGACCCCCCAACGATCCCGCCGACCCAGTCGCTGGAACCTGGATAGTAATGTTGCCAAAGAGGTCAAACCGGGATCGGACGATGGAGAAAAGCGTCGCCCAGACGACGACCCAATCTCAAACGGGATCGACTCAACAAGCAACGAACTTTCCTGGTTGAGGAGGTATTGTGCTGTGCTCACTATACTACTGGGATACAAGGATGGAACACGCCGGAGGAGCTCTGGCAGGACCTCTTGCAGAGCCAATCTGGCTCAAAAGTCTGCCTCCTCTACTCCGCCCGATGAAGCATTGAAAGAGGGTTGAACGATGAAACGGGGTACTAGTCGCCGGATAGGCCATGATTGGTCCAGACAGCTGCCAGCGCATCCGTCTCATCACACCGAAAGACTTGGTCGTTGGTGGTGACTGATTCAAGTGGCCACGACACCAAATGCAACCTAACGGACTGCCCCTTCCAGCCTCATTTCTGGAACGCCAGTCGGGCCTGCATCCCGGGCCGAAGGCACGCATACTGCATGGCATCTCCTTCCTCGTAGTCGCGAGTcaccaccccccccccccccttccatCGCATCGTTGGGCGTGCAATGACTCTGCAAATGCATGGATCCTTGAAGTTGTACAATGCAAAGAGTAGCTGCAATTGTAGGGGCAAATGTTGTGCATGCGGTGAGGTTGAGGTTGAACCCTTAAAATCATGTCAGGTTACCTATTGAGATCCGATCCAATTCTTCCTATTGGGCCTGTCGGTACAGCGCAAGCAACGGTTCTGCAGTATAGCAACCGTCGCTTCCTGTTTGAACTGAATAGCTCGCAACATCAGTATGATCTCCACGGGTCTGACTCATTCACATGTCAAGAGTACATAGTTGAATGTCAACAATCTATCATCATTGTCAATGCCAAATCTCACCTCGCAGGAGCTTAATCACAGCGGATGGCTTGGGCTGCCAGGGCCTCCCCTCTCAGGTCGACAGAGCCTTGCCCAACTCTCGAGTCTCCACTggtacctactacctagccTACGAAGGTggggaaggaaaacaaaaaaaagaacgtATACAAAATAGAGCCTATGCATTTCAATCGAGTAGCTTGATGGAAAGAGTTTTCTACAATCAAGGGTTCATCAAGCCGGTACAGAAGCATGAACCCAATTCAGAATGAGTTATGAAAAACAAGTGaccatgaaaaaaaaagtgataTCTACACTGATTAACGCCTATGTTCCCAACCTAATGATGATGCAGGGACAAGAcacttttgggggggaatCCAACGCATACACATCAACGACCATGACTTGGTAGACAAGCCCGGTGCCATGACCCCGACAAGACCCATGGCATCTTTACTGCCGCGTTGCCTAGTCATCGTGCTTGCGCTTGAATTTCAAGCCCTTGCCACCCTTGGGCTGGCTACCATACGTCCGGCGGCCTTGCTGTTCCTGCTTCTTGTCCCGGCCCAGACTCGCGCCCAGGGAAATGTCAATCCGAGGCGGAGCAGAGAAACCGAAGCCCTTGGCCACCTTGACCAAATCCAACTTGTGTACATCGAATACCGACCGGAGAGAGTGCGAGGCGTAGGCTTGGAGGTAGGACCGGTAGCCTTCCTTGGCCGACTAGATTAAGACAGGTCAGTCAACCGTGCCACCcatgaaagagagagctGAAGGCTGGGGATGTGTGCGTACCTTGTTCAGATAGTAATTTTGTCCAATcagcttctccagctggGACTGAACATTAACAATCTTTGAGTTGGGGAACTCAAACTCCACGACAGGCACACGGGCCTCCTTGAGGTGCTTCAGGAACCCAACCTCTGATGGTTGCAGGAACATCAGACTGCGGCCCTTGCCGTTGGCACCTCGAGCTGTCCGACCCACACGGTGAATGTAGTCGCGCGGGTCATCTGGGGGATCGAATTGGATAATCCAGTCGACGGCAGGGATCTAGAGGGGAAGAAGCGTTAGGTCAAAGTGAGTCCACGGGAGAGTTTGGAGGAAGAAGCGGAATACATACATCGAGACCACGAGCAGCGACGTCGGTACAGATCAATGTACCCTGCTTGGCGTTGCAGAATTCAAAAAAGGTGTTGGTCCGTTTCTGCTGCTTTTGCTTGCCATGCAGCTCCAAAACGGGGAGATCGATGTAGTTGAGAAGTTCAGCGTGGTACTTGACACAGTTAcagctggagaagaagacaatgatcttcttcttAAGGTTGCGCTTcaggaaggaaaagagaagcaaGAATCGTTTGTCGGCTTCACACAGCACGTAACCCTGTTCCAGGCCCTCCACGGTCGAGTGCTCCTTGCGGTGATCCACGTTGATGTATAAGGGGCCGGGGCGCAGGGAAATACGCGCCAAATCCTCGACCTTTGTTGTTTGCGTAGCGGAGAAAAGCATGGTTTGGCGCTCTTCTGTGGGCAAGATCTTGACAATCTGGCGCATCTCGTCCTCGAATCCGACTTCCAGGATACGATCAGCCTCATCAATGACCAGAGTCTTCAGGTTCTTGAAGACAAAACCTTGAGTGTTTTGGAGATGGTCGAGCAGACGACCGGGGGTCGCGATCAGCAGGTTGACACccttgaccagcttctcGGCCTCAGCGCGGCGGTTTGCGCCGCCGATCACGATACCATACGTTTGCGAGTGGTGCGCCATGAGCTCACGAGCAACACCGAAGATCTGGAGAGCCAACTCTCGGGTAGGTGATACAACGAGCACACCGGTACCATTGCGAGGCTTGAAGCGCAGAGCGCTCAGCATCTCCACAGCAGGAATCAGGAAGGACAGAGTCTTTCCGGAACCAGTCTTGGCAGCACCCAGCACATCGCGACCGGCCAAGAGGGGAGGGATAGTCCGCTGCTGAATTTCCGTCATCGTCTCGAAGCCCATATCTTGAATGCCCTTCATGGTCTTCTCGGAAAGGTTCAACTCGGTGAACTTCTTCAGCTCACCCTCGATCTGCGGCAGGCGAACTTGATCCATGCCGGGAAGATCTTCGTTCTTTCCATTGACCTCTTCCACATTGTCCttgtcatcatcattatTCTCCTTCACATCATCAGAGTCCTCGGCCTCTTCAGCAACTTCgacctcctcggcctcgctgTCGCTTCCCTCATCCGCACTGGAGGAATGGTCCACTTTGCGCTTCTTGGTAGATTTGTCCGATGCAGGTTTCACAGAGGCGGctgccttcttctctttcactGCAGGGCTTGACTGAGCCTTGACTGGCTTGGCCActtcctcatcatctgctCCGCCGCGAGCGGCGTGCTTtctcttgcgcttcttcgtAATGGTCTTGGCGGTGTCCACGGGGCCAGGCATCTTGCAGTCGTGGCACAGATGATCTGTGACTCTCGAATGTAAGGGTTTAAGCAAAGCCTCTCTAGACGGTCAGTCAATACTGACAGGGATTGCAGGCCGACTTTTGTGTTGATCTCCGGGTGGGCGGTCTTATCAGCACGGAAAATCGGTTTCgtaacttttttttttctggtcgGTGAGGCCGGGCAAAATCTCCACATCACGTGCTGATAGTGAGTTTTCTCGCAGTGCTCACTCAAAGCACCAAGGCACCAAGGCACTAGCAGCCTGCCTGCAATGGGGTGTATGTGGCACATGCTCGTTACTCTGTTGACTGGTCTTCCCATCAGTGCTACCCCTCTTGGAGATTTTTGGCAAATCCTTGCAACTCTCCACCTATAAGATCATTGTGACtatttggaaaaaaaataagtcTACTACCAAATGGAGAAATTGCAATTCCTTGAGAGCAAACCACAATCGGATATCTTGATTATGCTCGAATTTAAGGCGTATCTGCATCATTAGTATCGTTTGGTGATATTGCGACTCGACGTGCGTCGTCTGTCGTTCCGTGTTAGGACTTTCACGCAGCACaccattctctttctctgtccgGCCCAGGGGAGGTCCGTTCAAAAGACAGGCCTCCTGGTAACCGAGTAGATTAGGCCATCCTCGTACAAAGATCACCCTGGCTTCTTATTGATGCTAGCTATCTAGAGAGAGGTCCCAAGCCTCGGCGACAGGCTAATGCGATTCATACAACTTCAGGTTCCCTTTCCCATTGGAAAATGGAGGAAATGACAAGACCTTGCTACCCCAAATCACGAGGCGTAACCTTACTCCAACCTCCACTCTACGGGCACTTGAATATGGTGAATGCGGATATGCGCTGAGTGTCGGGTCAAGGGCTATGGCGCAAATCACTCGTGGTGAGTGACGGGGGGACCTCGCGACGATTGAAACTGTCATAACCTACTCATCGAGGCTTCTCATGTGGACATACCGAATCCCGGCCCTTGTTCGATGGAGAAGACAAGCGTTAGATATTATGGGCATAAACTGGAGTTGAAGGACCTGGTCTGGAGCAAGCGAAGCAGGAAGAGGGAATGAAAGCAAAATGGACGTAGTCAGTACTGTCACGCAGGAAGCACATCAACTTCTAAGCATAAAAATAACCCCGGTCCATAATACTGCATGTTGGTGGGGTTGAAGTACAGTAGAAACATGATTCTCAACATATATGTGGGTGAGTAGGTAGCAGGTGACAGCGGCCGAGGAGGGTCGAGGTTATACAGTTTTTTACACAGCCCCATGCTTCTAGCATGACAGCAATAGAAGATCAACTCATTCACTAAAAAAGGTTTAATTTACTTGATatggaagaaaaaacaagaagTGGAAAGTGGACTGCAGCAATTCTACTAGGagtctcttccctcttcaTTCAAGTGGGGGGATATGTATGGGCACTTCATTGCGAGGTAGGTACACAtgtgtggatgatgatcaaagAACCTTGAACACGCAATCTACGGATAAATATCTCCACCCTATATAATGATGAGCAATCCGCCGATCATACAGATGATCCATTCAAGTCACTTCAAGAACAATTCATCACCGCATCAGATGAATCTAGTGGGGTCAAACGAATGCTAATTGGAACCCACTGAAGAACATTGTGGAATATATAGACTCAAATGTGCTATATAGTTCAATGTTGTTGGTCTCAGCTCTGATGTCCCACAAGGGGCTCATATTGAATCCGAGGAGGCATTATCCAGTGTGAACAACCTCTGATGGACACAATATCCTATGCAGCACCCGACTGCCCGGTCTTATTACGGGATCGGCATGAGTACACGTTGTGGGGATCTTGAGAATGACGAACGGGGCTGTGCTACGCTCAAGCCCCCCAAGTTCTAATTTCGAAGACTGGAGTTTAGTTCGTTTCAGAACCCGTCTGCAGAATGGCAGGTGATCAGAGGTATGTTCAAAGTTTGTGGGCTTATCTACGAGCTTCTGCTGAGCTTCCAAGGAGCCGTATCCATGAATGCTTCCTAGGTATCCCTGGTGACCCTTCACCTTTTCTTGGTCCTGGAAAATGGGTGATCTCTACTTATCTTTCAGGAAGCATGTACGGAGGGATTACTTGAATCAGATGGCTATCGTTGGTGAGCGTATAGACGAGCAGTCTCGTCCGGTGTAGGGTAGGCATCAGACTCTTAGGCAGACAAATAACAGCTCTATACTGTCGACCAATCATCACCCATGCCTGTCGGTCATGTTCAAGGAAAAAATGTGTACCACCACGACCGAAGGCCCGCATCATGGTAGAAAAGATGCTATGAATGTTGCCCGTTTTTGGCATTTTGGATCGAGAAACGCGGGTCATCCAACGGAGACGGTGAATATGCAGTCATGGATTGACCATGTGGCCCGAACTGGGTGGCTTTTCGCCGTGTCGAGAATCAGGCTCCCGTCGTCGGAGCTCTGCCGATCCCGATAAACCAAGCTGAACTTTAGTTATCATGACTTCTTTGCTCCTTTGATTCCCCTTCAAGTTCCTTCGCGGCTGCATggatcgtcatcatcaagtgGCCACTTGGCTGGACCATCATGAGCTGCTGGGGTTGACCTCCGCAATACGCTGCACAAAACTTCGTACCTGAGCATGGAGCCCCTGCGAACGAAGGCTCGTCGTGCTCCACTGCCAGACGGGTTCCTGTCCACCCAAGTGGTGCGGTGGATGAACCCACCGTCTCCAGTTCTCACCCCTGACCCGCCGCCCGCCACGATCCATCCACCAGGTTTGGAGAGGCCCAGaaccttttctctctctctatttctctctccttcctctcccacTTCCACTGAGGACGCGCGTTGAGGGACTGACTCCCGACTCAACGGGTTTATCACTACTCGGCACTTCCCAAGGCCTCTCAATTGTCGGATGATCCTCGGACGCTTCGTGAAGCTAGAAATGCATGTATGCAGGGATGAAGATTCGACGGCAATCTTTGCGGTCAGAGAGTCTGGCACCGGTCAA comes from Penicillium oxalicum strain HP7-1 chromosome I, whole genome shotgun sequence and encodes:
- a CDS encoding ATP-dependent RNA helicase has1 produces the protein MPGPVDTAKTITKKRKRKHAARGGADDEEVAKPVKAQSSPAVKEKKAAASVKPASDKSTKKRKVDHSSSADEGSDSEAEEVEVAEEAEDSDDVKENNDDDKDNVEEVNGKNEDLPGMDQVRLPQIEGELKKFTELNLSEKTMKGIQDMGFETMTEIQQRTIPPLLAGRDVLGAAKTGSGKTLSFLIPAVEMLSALRFKPRNGTGVLVVSPTRELALQIFGVARELMAHHSQTYGIVIGGANRRAEAEKLVKGVNLLIATPGRLLDHLQNTQGFVFKNLKTLVIDEADRILEVGFEDEMRQIVKILPTEERQTMLFSATQTTKVEDLARISLRPGPLYINVDHRKEHSTVEGLEQGYVLCEADKRFLLLFSFLKRNLKKKIIVFFSSCNCVKYHAELLNYIDLPVLELHGKQKQQKRTNTFFEFCNAKQGTLICTDVAARGLDIPAVDWIIQFDPPDDPRDYIHRVGRTARGANGKGRSLMFLQPSEVGFLKHLKEARVPVVEFEFPNSKIVNVQSQLEKLIGQNYYLNKSAKEGYRSYLQAYASHSLRSVFDVHKLDLVKVAKGFGFSAPPRIDISLGASLGRDKKQEQQGRRTYGSQPKGGKGLKFKRKHDD